Proteins encoded by one window of Tubulanus polymorphus chromosome 7, tnTubPoly1.2, whole genome shotgun sequence:
- the LOC141908705 gene encoding uncharacterized protein LOC141908705: MAAENEFQRLNRKLNRSRNEEQTLHVTRASVRQVLEHVDDLVTRQQRQQCGGDNSEINQNSRPATLPIDDEYIDGSRVQMSPNYYMLTPSDELSIDLERDDGIRLSDSEDNEVFNSKSSVLDVDGDGGNFYDNPLLCVGRNIDSPRDRFVALNRDAGKTTERKRRPNDEENSNTTNAGNCDVVGVVPAAAVADVHVETVCCVVNGKREKHDIHPRSGSNSDLKNGHSKSRLMAADRNLEKLSMTDSESRDSSYGSTEVLENGVRATSCTEPRNSATVNKPAQSRTKTRTRRKYEDVQLNLAPDVTPSVTFREAPSFYQSCDRAYETDIVPLDEILSGTFSIEDLKNAQHVATVIPSECHSFKGSFLDPHTMPVQLIQMQMTKEDYMLALAILSKDVKITWHTVFYNKWLQIGSFSLIFLTLWLMGFLLWHTGGLPDRIGIGLFFILAWFFMVAGLLLFKFARNKMNKKTELTLSAVNEILLKYNVMIGLEDKGAMTCNRLILHFVYFNPTLCLERILDDLAKGLQRNRQKPKPKFKQRKDTSPEIEIDENDLIIDKQELTDGQRQVLAKQLLHKYAGLYVKRLMTERMPRPSECRHAVNIPCLCQFIERHYFKCYDVLLVI, from the exons atggccgccgAAAACGAATTTCAAAGACTCAACCGGAAGTTGAATCGTTCACGTAACGAGGAGCAGACGTTACATGTGACGCGCGCATCGGTCCGACAGGTGCTCGAACACGTGGACGATTTGGTAACGCGGCAACAGCGTCAACAATGCGGTGGTGATAAcagtgaaataaatcaaaatagcCGCCCGGCGACTTTACCTATAGACGATGAGTATATTGACGGTTCGCGCGTTCAGATGTCCCCGAATTATTATATGTTAACTCCCAGTGATGAGTTGTCTATTGATTTAGAACGCGATGACGGAATTCGTCTGTCAGATTCCGAGGATAATGAGGTTTTTAATTCGAAAAGTAGCGTTTTAGACGTCGACGGCGACGGTGGGAATTTCTACGATAATCCGCTGCTGTGCGTCGGGCGAAATATCGACTCCCCGCGAGATAGATTCGTGGCGCTTAACCGTGATGCCGGTAAAACGACGGAACGTAAACGTCGTCCGAATGATGAGGAAAATTCAAATACGACGAACGCTGGAAATTGTGACGTTGTTGGCGTTGTACCGGCAGCAGCGGTAGCGGATGTTCACGTTGAAACTGTTTGTTGCGTAGTTAACGGTAAACGTGAAAAACATGACATTCACCCGCGATCGGGGTCGAATTCCGACTTAAAAAACGGGCATTCGAAATCCCGCTTAATGGCTGCTGACCGGAACCTCGAGAAACTAAGTATGACCGACAGCGAGTCACGTGATAGTAGTTATGGAAGTACGGAGGTTTTAGAGAATGGAGTCAGGGCCACGAGCTGTACCGAACCCCGTAACAGCGCCACCGTTAACAAACCGGCACAATCTCGAACTAAAACTCGAACTCGCCGGAAATATGAAGATGTACAGTTGAATTTAGCCCCGGATGTGACGCCGTCAGTGACGTTCCGTGAGGCGCCATCTTTCTATCAGTCATGTGACCGCGCCTATGAGACCGATATAGTCCCGCTCGATGAGATTTTATCCGGAACATTTTCAATCGAAG ATCTGAAGAATGCTCAACACGTTGCTACTGTGATTCCCAGTGAGTGCCATTCATTCAAAGGTTCATTCCTGGACCCGCACACGATGCCCGTTCAACTCATTCAAATGCAG ATGACGAAGGAAGATTATATGTTGGCCTTAGCTATTCTGTCTAAAGACGTGAAGATCACCTGGCATACtgtattctacaataaatggCTACAGATCGGATCGTTTTCGCTGATATTTCTGACTCTGTGGTTAATGGGGTTTTTATTGTGGCATACAGGCGGACTGCCGGATCGAATCGGTATCGGGCTGTTTTTCATTCTGGCCTGGTTTTTCATGGTAGCTGGTTTACTTCTATTCAAGTTCGCCAGGAACAAG atgaatAAAAAAACCGAGTTGACTTTATCGGCAGTCAATGAAATACTACTCAAATATAATGTGATGATTGGTTTAGAGGACAAAGGAGCCATGACCTGTAACAGActcatc TTACATTTCGTCTATTTCAATCCGACTTTATGTTTG GAGAGAATTCTGGATGATTTGGCAAAAGGGCTTCAGAGAAATCGACAGAAACCGAAACCAAAG TTTAAACAAAGGAAAGACACCAGTCCCGAGAtagaaatagatgaaaatgatttgataatCGATAAACAGGAATTAACGGATGGACAGAGACAG GTTCTCGCTAAACAATTGCTTCATAAATACGCGGGATTGTACGTGAAACGTCTGATGACTGAACGGATGCCACGCCCATCAGAATGCCGCCATGCTGTTAACATTCCATGTTTGTGTCAATTCATCGAGAGacattatttcaaatgttacGACGTTTTGCTAGTTATATAA